The genomic region GGCACGATCATCTGGTCTGCCTGCGCTGCGGGGAACTTCAGGATATTTCTCTTGCCGACATCACGGCGGAGCTTGAGCGGCAGACGGGCTTTCCCATTGAAGGGTACGATCTCAAAGTCCGCTATCTCTGCCCCCGGTGCCGGAAGGAGCAGGGCGGAACCTCCGGCGCGGACTGACCGGGGCGCAGGAGAGAGGAAAGCCTGCATGGTAAGGAAACGGCCGGAATTTCCGCATGATTCCCGAATGATGCCTGCCGAAAGGGGCTGCCGCAACCAGTTCCCCTTCCTTCGCCTGATCCGGGAGGGCAAGAAAGCACGCCCGGCCGCCTGCCGCAAGGAAAACGCCCGCTCCTGCGAAAGGGGGAGGAAAACAGAGGAGAGGATATTTCTGAAAGCCGGGCCTTCTCGCCGCACCATGCGGTAAAGGCGGGCAGACAGAGGGGGACATTTTTTCGGCGGGCATATCCGCCTTCTGAAGTTGCCGGGCAGAACTACGGCGTCGTCATGTTTTCTGCCGGATGCCCGGAACGGAGAAAGAGGCGCATATTCCGCCCGGCAAAGTGCTGTACGGCAGGTCTGCAACCTGCCGCTTCGGGTAAAACATTCAGCGCCTGCATGTCAGGCTTTCCTCCGGGAGGTGATTCTTTGGATCTTCATTTCGGACTCTGCGCGGCGGTATTTTCCGCAGGAATATTTTCTTTCTTTTCGCCATGCATCCTGCCGCTTCTGCCGCTGTATTTCGGCTATTTTTCTTCCGACGGGCAGGCCCTTTCTCCCTTTGCCGACAGAATGAAGAAAACATTCGCCTTTGTGGCGGGCGTTTCCACGGTATTTTTTCTCATGGGGCTTGGGGCCGGTTTTGCCGGGGCCCTTTTTCAGAACAAAATGTTCCTGGTGTTCTGCGGCGCGCTCATTGTCCTTATGGGCATACATCAGACAGGGCTGCTGGAAATTCCCCTGCTGAACCGCACGCGGGCCTTTTCTTCTCCCGTGGCTCCCGGAAAGGGACTGCTCGGCGCGTTTGCACTCGGCTTTTTCTTTTCCTTCGGGTGGACGCCGTGCGTGGGGCCTGCGCTGGCCATGGTGCTCGGGATTTCCCTTCAGCAGGGCGATGCGCTGACGGGCGGCATTCTGCTCCTCTTCTATGTGGCGGGATTCACCCTGCCGTTTCTGCTGCTGGCGGCGGGTTCCCGGGTGCTTTTAACCAGAATCCGCGGTCTGTACCCGTATCTCGACAAGATCAAGGTTGCGGGCGGCCTGCT from Mailhella massiliensis harbors:
- a CDS encoding cytochrome c biogenesis protein/redoxin, which produces MDLHFGLCAAVFSAGIFSFFSPCILPLLPLYFGYFSSDGQALSPFADRMKKTFAFVAGVSTVFFLMGLGAGFAGALFQNKMFLVFCGALIVLMGIHQTGLLEIPLLNRTRAFSSPVAPGKGLLGAFALGFFFSFGWTPCVGPALAMVLGISLQQGDALTGGILLLFYVAGFTLPFLLLAAGSRVLLTRIRGLYPYLDKIKVAGGLLVMTMGIWMIAAQLITPPQQMEGNTLSGATVSREDWAGKPVYLKFWATWCPACLAGLGEFQELAEEYAGRDDVVIYSVIAPGIHNEMDRKTFSDWANGQKFTFPVLFDEGGSMGMQYGIRAYPTSVFLDGKGNVAFVRIGHMGNEEIRNRLAELAKKEAQE